One stretch of Halapricum desulfuricans DNA includes these proteins:
- a CDS encoding tRNA sulfurtransferase has product MHPPDAGTVLVRHGELGVKSDQVRIKMERQLQGHLTALLEDRSIPGTVRTERNRLYVETEPERIEDATEAAADAFGVVSASPAVRVEPELDAILTAMKRATKREYDGGAFAVRARRAGPADAHPFSSTDLEQEGGAAVGEAIESLGEEAVVDLDDPDFTVFVECRPEKAFVFLEKRDGPGGLPLGSQRPLVALVSGGHDSPVAAWEAMRRGSPIVPLYVDLGAFGGADHRARAVATADRLAEFAPQYDMRLRVAPAADLIADLMATVEATRMLSLRRAMLAVAERVADDRDAVGIVTGESIGQKSSQTTANLAVTDAATDLPVHRPLVTTDKTAILERARKLGTYEDTSVPAGCNRVAPDHPETNATVEAVEAAEPDDLFERARSIADERTIVDRG; this is encoded by the coding sequence ATGCACCCGCCGGATGCCGGGACCGTCCTCGTTCGCCACGGTGAACTCGGCGTCAAGAGCGATCAGGTCCGCATCAAGATGGAGCGCCAGCTCCAGGGCCATCTCACCGCCCTGCTCGAGGATCGATCGATCCCCGGGACGGTCCGCACCGAGCGCAACCGGCTCTACGTCGAAACCGAACCCGAGCGTATCGAAGACGCCACCGAGGCGGCGGCCGACGCCTTCGGCGTCGTCTCGGCGAGTCCGGCGGTCCGGGTCGAGCCCGAACTGGATGCGATCCTCACGGCGATGAAGCGGGCGACCAAGCGAGAGTACGACGGCGGGGCGTTCGCGGTCCGCGCCCGGCGAGCGGGCCCCGCCGACGCTCACCCGTTTTCCAGTACCGATCTCGAACAGGAGGGGGGCGCGGCCGTCGGCGAGGCTATCGAGTCGTTGGGCGAAGAGGCGGTCGTCGACCTCGACGATCCCGACTTCACCGTCTTCGTCGAGTGTCGCCCCGAGAAGGCGTTCGTCTTCCTCGAGAAACGTGACGGGCCGGGCGGACTGCCGCTGGGGAGTCAGCGCCCGCTGGTCGCGCTGGTCAGCGGCGGCCACGACTCGCCGGTCGCGGCCTGGGAGGCGATGCGCCGCGGCAGCCCGATCGTCCCCCTGTACGTCGATCTCGGGGCGTTCGGCGGTGCGGACCATCGGGCGCGGGCCGTCGCGACCGCGGACCGGCTAGCCGAATTCGCCCCGCAGTACGACATGCGACTCCGGGTGGCTCCGGCGGCGGACCTGATCGCCGATCTAATGGCGACAGTCGAGGCGACGCGGATGCTCTCGCTTCGCCGGGCGATGCTCGCGGTCGCCGAGCGGGTGGCCGACGACCGCGACGCCGTCGGGATCGTCACCGGCGAGTCGATCGGCCAGAAGTCCAGCCAGACGACCGCGAACCTCGCCGTCACCGACGCCGCGACCGACCTGCCGGTCCACCGGCCGCTGGTGACGACCGACAAGACCGCCATCCTGGAGCGGGCGCGGAAACTGGGCACCTATGAGGACACTTCGGTCCCGGCCGGGTGCAACCGAGTCGCGCCCGATCACCCCGAGACGAACGCGACCGTCGAGGCCGTCGAGGCGGCCGAACCCGACGATCTCTTCGAGCGGGCGCGGTCGATCGCCGACGAGCGGACGATCGTCGATCGGGGATAA
- a CDS encoding DUF3592 domain-containing protein: MVELLALAGLPFLLVGALVLQYGGRLSLGLYRRRRQTRTVEAEIREVSATETDDGLFEPTVRFRYRFDGQSYDSTIVREGSEPPSGSRDLVDSYLAEFEEGETVTATLLSSMPDQAVLERSTDRWPYVVAVVATLLGVAFTALGGGIVVAGVL; encoded by the coding sequence ATGGTCGAACTGCTCGCGCTCGCGGGGCTGCCCTTCCTGCTCGTCGGCGCGCTCGTCCTGCAGTACGGCGGCCGCCTCTCGCTCGGTCTCTATCGACGCCGCCGCCAGACCCGGACCGTCGAGGCCGAGATCCGGGAGGTCAGCGCGACCGAGACCGACGACGGCCTCTTCGAACCCACAGTTCGCTTCCGGTATCGTTTCGACGGTCAGTCGTACGATTCGACGATCGTCCGCGAGGGAAGCGAGCCGCCGTCGGGAAGCCGCGACCTCGTCGACTCGTATCTCGCCGAGTTCGAAGAGGGCGAGACCGTCACCGCGACGCTGCTGTCCAGTATGCCCGATCAGGCCGTCCTCGAGCGCTCGACGGATCGGTGGCCGTACGTCGTCGCGGTCGTTGCGACGCTGTTGGGCGTGGCGTTTACAGCGCTGGGCGGCGGCATCGTCGTCGCCGGCGTGCTCTAG
- a CDS encoding methionine adenosyltransferase — MSRRNIRVQPTEDRAVEDQDVEIVERKGIGHPDSICDGVAESVSRALAQEYLDRYGTVLHYNTDETQLVAGTAAPAFGGGEVLDPIYLLVVGRATKTYDGRRFPAESIALEAAREYLDSTFPSLDVGTDVIVDVKLGEGSGDLQEVFGEDGAVPMANDTSYGVGHAPLTETERIVLNTERKLNGPYSDDNPAVGQDIKVMGKREGDHIDVTVAVAVIDDYVEDMGEYRETIEGVREYVSDLASEYTDRSVDVYVNTADNYDEGAIYLTTTGTSAEQGDDGSVGRGNRANGLITPNRPMSMEATSGKNPVNHIGKIYNLLSTEIARSVSDRVDGIREVQIRLLSQIGQPIDRPHVADAQLVTEDGVSVADVESAVEATIDDELSDITDVTEAVIEGDISTF; from the coding sequence ATGAGCCGGCGGAACATCCGCGTGCAGCCGACGGAAGACAGAGCGGTTGAAGACCAGGACGTAGAGATCGTCGAGCGGAAGGGGATCGGTCATCCCGACTCGATCTGTGACGGCGTCGCCGAGAGCGTCTCGCGGGCGCTCGCACAGGAGTATCTCGACCGCTACGGCACGGTATTGCACTACAACACCGACGAGACGCAGCTGGTCGCGGGGACGGCCGCGCCGGCTTTCGGCGGCGGCGAGGTGCTGGATCCGATCTATCTGCTCGTGGTCGGCCGCGCGACCAAGACCTACGACGGCCGGCGCTTCCCCGCCGAGTCGATCGCGCTGGAGGCCGCCCGGGAGTACCTCGATTCGACGTTCCCGAGTCTGGACGTCGGGACGGACGTGATCGTCGACGTCAAACTCGGCGAAGGGAGCGGCGACCTCCAGGAAGTCTTCGGCGAGGACGGCGCGGTCCCGATGGCCAACGACACCTCCTACGGTGTCGGTCACGCGCCGCTGACCGAGACCGAGCGGATCGTGCTGAACACCGAACGAAAACTCAACGGACCCTACAGCGACGACAACCCGGCGGTCGGCCAGGACATCAAGGTCATGGGCAAACGCGAGGGCGACCACATCGACGTCACGGTCGCCGTCGCGGTCATCGACGACTACGTCGAGGACATGGGCGAGTACCGCGAGACGATCGAGGGCGTCCGCGAATACGTCAGCGACCTCGCGAGCGAGTACACCGACCGATCGGTCGACGTCTACGTCAACACCGCCGACAACTACGACGAGGGTGCGATCTACCTCACGACGACCGGGACCAGCGCCGAGCAGGGCGACGACGGGTCGGTCGGCCGGGGTAACCGCGCCAACGGTCTCATCACCCCGAACCGCCCGATGAGCATGGAGGCCACCTCCGGGAAGAACCCCGTCAACCACATCGGGAAGATCTACAACCTCCTCTCGACCGAGATCGCCCGGTCGGTGTCCGATCGGGTCGACGGCATCCGGGAAGTACAGATCCGCCTGCTCAGTCAGATCGGCCAGCCGATCGACCGACCGCACGTCGCCGACGCGCAACTGGTCACCGAAGACGGCGTCTCGGTCGCCGACGTCGAATCCGCGGTCGAGGCGACCATCGACGACGAACTGTCGGACATCACCGACGTCACCGAGGCCGTCATCGAGGGCGACATCTCGACGTTCTGA
- the cyaB gene encoding class IV adenylate cyclase has translation MYEVELKVRANHDQTRERLDALGAERIGSVTQADTYYDAPHRDFAATDEAFRLREETRDDTAEPRITYKGPKIDAESKTREELETTVGDAEVARELVESLGFEPVATVRKDREYFSLSGFTVTLDAVEGAGEFVEVETDVETEPEIESAREAAAELLDDLGLDVDDQLRISYLELLLADDATDTHE, from the coding sequence ATGTACGAGGTCGAACTGAAGGTCCGAGCGAATCACGATCAGACGCGCGAGCGACTCGACGCGCTCGGTGCCGAACGGATCGGCAGCGTCACACAGGCCGACACCTACTACGACGCCCCGCACAGGGATTTCGCGGCGACCGACGAGGCCTTCCGCCTCCGCGAGGAGACCCGCGACGACACAGCCGAACCTCGAATCACGTACAAGGGCCCGAAGATCGACGCCGAATCGAAGACCCGCGAGGAGCTAGAGACGACGGTCGGCGACGCCGAAGTGGCCCGCGAACTCGTCGAGTCGCTCGGGTTCGAACCGGTCGCGACCGTGCGCAAGGACCGCGAGTACTTTTCGCTCTCCGGGTTCACCGTCACGCTCGACGCGGTCGAGGGCGCCGGGGAGTTCGTCGAGGTCGAAACCGATGTCGAGACCGAACCCGAGATCGAATCGGCCCGCGAGGCGGCCGCCGAACTGCTCGACGACCTCGGGCTCGACGTCGACGACCAGTTGCGGATCTCGTATCTCGAGCTCCTGCTCGCCGACGACGCGACGGATACCCACGAGTAA
- a CDS encoding sugar phosphate nucleotidyltransferase → MHAVVLAGGYATRLWPITKNRPKMFLPIGETTVVDRVLSDLEADDRIEDVYVSTNERFAADFREHLSESGFDKPRLSIEETTEEDEKFGVVGALAQLVEREGIDGEDLLVVAGDNLISFDMGAFIDRFQTHGSTTIAAYDVGSLEKATEYGVVELDGDRVVSFEEKPADPASTLVSIACYAFPAEDIRFEAYLDGDNNPDEPGWFVQWLVENSEVHAYPFEGAWFDIGTPESYLEAVAWELDGESRIADSATVESAEIGGNVHVAEGATVTDSTLERSIVFRNTTISGCELRDSIIDRDTHLENLDLGGALIGAHTKIANGE, encoded by the coding sequence ATGCACGCTGTCGTCCTCGCGGGCGGATACGCGACGCGACTGTGGCCGATCACCAAGAACCGCCCGAAGATGTTCCTCCCGATCGGCGAGACGACCGTCGTCGATCGCGTACTCTCGGACCTCGAGGCGGACGACCGGATCGAAGACGTCTACGTCTCGACGAACGAGCGCTTCGCCGCGGACTTCCGCGAACACCTGTCCGAATCCGGGTTCGACAAGCCACGGCTGTCGATCGAGGAGACGACCGAAGAAGACGAGAAGTTCGGCGTCGTCGGCGCGCTCGCACAGCTGGTCGAACGCGAGGGCATCGACGGCGAGGACCTGCTCGTCGTCGCCGGGGACAACCTCATCAGCTTCGATATGGGGGCGTTCATCGACCGCTTTCAGACCCACGGATCGACGACGATCGCCGCCTACGACGTCGGGAGCCTCGAGAAAGCCACCGAGTACGGCGTCGTCGAGCTCGACGGCGACCGCGTCGTCTCCTTCGAAGAGAAACCCGCCGACCCGGCGAGCACGCTCGTCTCGATCGCCTGCTATGCGTTCCCGGCCGAGGACATCCGCTTCGAGGCGTACCTCGACGGCGACAACAACCCCGACGAACCCGGCTGGTTCGTCCAGTGGCTCGTCGAGAACAGCGAGGTCCACGCGTATCCCTTCGAGGGCGCGTGGTTCGACATCGGGACGCCCGAAAGTTACCTCGAAGCCGTCGCCTGGGAACTCGACGGCGAGAGCCGGATCGCCGACAGCGCGACGGTCGAAAGCGCCGAAATCGGCGGGAACGTCCACGTCGCCGAGGGCGCGACAGTCACTGATTCGACGCTCGAACGCTCGATCGTCTTCCGGAACACGACGATCAGCGGCTGTGAACTCCGCGATTCGATCATCGACCGGGACACTCACCTCGAAAACCTCGACCTCGGCGGTGCGCTCATCGGCGCGCACACGAAAATTGCGAACGGGGAGTGA
- a CDS encoding DUF7126 family protein — protein MDGGRNTLARAGRRDCMHVIVAGADTDEIAAAIESQGHEVTVLDIANQSALEDAGIETAGALVLTEVAQATAIPVAKELNPDLRTLVYASESLPEFVRGQVDLAIDPELLDADTVAEELDA, from the coding sequence ATCGACGGAGGACGTAACACATTAGCCCGCGCCGGCCGACGGGACTGTATGCACGTCATCGTCGCCGGGGCGGACACCGACGAGATCGCCGCCGCGATCGAATCCCAGGGCCACGAGGTCACGGTTCTCGACATCGCGAACCAGTCGGCGCTGGAAGACGCCGGGATCGAGACGGCCGGCGCACTCGTGTTGACCGAGGTCGCACAGGCGACCGCGATCCCGGTCGCGAAGGAGCTCAACCCCGACCTGCGGACGCTCGTCTACGCGAGCGAGTCGCTGCCGGAGTTCGTCCGCGGACAGGTCGATCTCGCGATCGATCCCGAACTGCTCGACGCCGATACTGTCGCCGAGGAACTCGACGCGTAG
- a CDS encoding Lrp/AsnC family transcriptional regulator, producing the protein MDLSEELLELLQENARYSTDDLARMTDADPETVEAEIERLESEGIIRGYQAVVDFEETERERVRAIVELNVTLDRETSYGDIADRIVQFPEVQELRLVSGDYDFDMEVEGDSMREVSHFISDKVAPIPEITQTVTHYHMDTYKTRGIVLGDHDEDDRLSVSP; encoded by the coding sequence ATGGACCTCAGCGAGGAACTGCTGGAGTTGCTTCAGGAGAACGCCCGCTACAGCACCGACGATCTCGCCCGCATGACTGACGCCGATCCCGAAACGGTCGAGGCGGAGATCGAGCGCCTCGAGTCGGAAGGGATCATCCGGGGCTACCAGGCCGTCGTCGACTTCGAGGAGACGGAACGCGAGCGCGTTCGGGCGATCGTCGAACTAAACGTCACGCTCGACCGGGAGACGAGCTACGGCGACATCGCCGATCGGATCGTCCAGTTCCCCGAAGTGCAGGAACTGCGGCTGGTCAGCGGCGACTACGACTTCGACATGGAGGTCGAGGGCGACTCGATGCGGGAAGTGAGCCACTTCATCAGCGACAAGGTCGCCCCGATCCCCGAGATTACCCAGACTGTGACCCACTATCACATGGACACCTACAAGACACGGGGCATCGTCCTCGGCGACCACGACGAGGACGATCGACTGTCGGTCTCGCCATGA
- a CDS encoding MTH1187 family thiamine-binding protein, which produces MTLIAFLSVAPVIEGSMSGEVAKAVAALEDFSVSYETTPMGTIIETDDPDELFAAAQAAHQAVDADRVETFLKIDDKRTVEQEASEKVDAVEEHLGHEARSDRE; this is translated from the coding sequence ATGACACTGATCGCGTTTCTGAGCGTCGCACCGGTGATCGAGGGGAGCATGTCCGGCGAGGTCGCGAAAGCCGTCGCCGCGCTGGAGGACTTTTCGGTCAGCTACGAGACGACGCCGATGGGGACGATCATCGAGACCGACGACCCGGACGAGTTGTTCGCGGCTGCACAGGCGGCTCATCAGGCCGTCGACGCCGACCGCGTCGAGACGTTCCTGAAGATCGACGACAAGCGAACTGTCGAACAGGAGGCGAGCGAGAAAGTCGACGCCGTCGAGGAACACCTGGGCCACGAGGCGCGAAGCGACCGAGAGTGA
- a CDS encoding pyridoxal phosphate-dependent aminotransferase → MTIEPSERVETVPPSGIRRFFELAEEMDDIISLGVGEPDFSAPWAAREAAITSLELGRTSYTANRGRRELRELIAGDVDRRYDLEYDPDEEILVTTGASEGVDLALRAVIDPGDTVAVVQPSYVSYVPGVIFAGGEPLPVPTTQETDFKLTTDALYDAGAEAADALVLCYPNNPTGATMTGSELEPIAEFAREHDLVVLSDEIYSELSYEHDHTSIATLPGMRERTIVFNGFSKAYAMTGLRLGYALGPPEAIGAMNRIHQYTMLSAPTTAQYAAIEALESCDDAVAEMRRQYDRRRRLVLSRFEEMGIECFPASGAFYAFPESPWDDSEAFAEALLEQEHVAVVPGTAFGEGGEGHLRVSYATGMDDLKEALDRIERFIS, encoded by the coding sequence ATGACGATCGAACCGTCAGAGCGCGTCGAGACCGTCCCGCCGTCGGGGATCCGTCGGTTCTTCGAGCTCGCCGAGGAGATGGACGACATCATCTCGCTCGGGGTCGGCGAACCCGACTTCTCCGCGCCGTGGGCCGCCCGAGAGGCGGCGATCACCTCCCTCGAGCTGGGCAGGACCTCCTACACGGCCAACCGCGGCCGGCGCGAGCTCCGGGAGCTGATCGCCGGGGACGTCGATCGCCGATACGACCTGGAGTACGACCCCGACGAGGAGATCCTGGTCACCACCGGCGCGAGCGAGGGCGTCGATCTGGCGCTGCGTGCGGTGATCGACCCCGGAGACACCGTCGCAGTCGTCCAGCCGAGTTACGTCTCCTACGTCCCGGGAGTGATCTTCGCCGGCGGCGAGCCGCTGCCCGTGCCGACGACCCAGGAGACCGATTTCAAGCTCACCACCGACGCGCTGTACGACGCCGGCGCCGAGGCGGCCGACGCGCTGGTGCTGTGCTATCCGAACAACCCGACCGGCGCGACGATGACCGGCTCGGAGCTGGAGCCGATCGCCGAGTTCGCCCGCGAGCACGATCTGGTGGTCCTCTCGGACGAGATCTACTCGGAGTTGTCCTACGAGCACGACCACACCTCGATCGCGACGCTGCCGGGCATGCGCGAGCGGACGATCGTCTTCAACGGCTTCTCGAAGGCCTACGCGATGACTGGCCTCCGACTGGGATACGCGCTCGGTCCGCCCGAGGCCATCGGCGCGATGAACCGTATCCACCAGTACACGATGCTGTCAGCCCCGACGACCGCCCAGTACGCCGCGATCGAAGCGCTTGAGAGCTGTGACGACGCCGTCGCCGAGATGCGACGGCAGTACGACCGCCGCCGTCGGCTGGTGCTCTCGCGGTTCGAGGAGATGGGGATCGAGTGTTTCCCCGCCTCGGGTGCCTTTTACGCGTTCCCGGAGTCGCCGTGGGACGACAGCGAGGCGTTCGCCGAGGCGCTGCTCGAACAAGAGCACGTCGCGGTCGTCCCCGGAACGGCCTTCGGCGAGGGCGGCGAGGGGCACCTCCGGGTCTCGTACGCGACGGGGATGGACGATCTGAAGGAGGCGCTGGATCGCATCGAGCGCTTTATTTCTTGA
- a CDS encoding saccharopine dehydrogenase family protein, translating into MTWLIYGAYGYTGELIAREAVDRGLDPILAGRSRESVDALAAELGCEGRAFELSGPALAQQLDDVDLVLNCAGPFVDTHEPLVAACLDSDTHYLDITGEIEVFESIREFDDRARRAGLTLLPGAGFDVVPSDCLAAHLAERLPGAESLSIGYQPAGGFSRGTLKTAIAGLGEPGLVRRDGRLEAVPVGHETREIDFGEGPVPATTVPLGDVSTAYHTTGIPDIDCYLAVPPVAARLLRYQRYLSPLLALDPVQRLLESIVDRLVDGPDAETRAETTATLWGEVSDGDAARVSRLRTPNVYRTTTLAALEVVERTLAGDAPAGYQTPASAFGSDLILSIEGVERIDEWHR; encoded by the coding sequence ATGACGTGGCTCATCTACGGCGCGTATGGCTACACCGGGGAGCTGATCGCCCGCGAGGCCGTCGATCGCGGTCTCGACCCGATCCTCGCCGGCCGGTCCCGGGAGAGCGTCGACGCACTCGCCGCGGAACTCGGCTGTGAGGGGCGCGCGTTCGAGCTGTCGGGACCGGCACTGGCACAGCAACTTGACGACGTGGATCTCGTGCTCAACTGCGCCGGCCCGTTCGTCGACACCCATGAACCGCTGGTGGCGGCCTGTCTCGACAGCGACACCCACTATCTCGACATCACGGGCGAGATCGAGGTCTTCGAGTCGATCCGGGAGTTCGACGACCGCGCTCGGCGGGCGGGGCTCACGCTCCTCCCGGGCGCCGGGTTCGACGTCGTTCCCTCGGACTGTCTGGCCGCTCACCTCGCAGAGCGACTCCCCGGAGCCGAGTCGCTTTCGATCGGCTATCAGCCCGCGGGCGGGTTCTCCCGGGGGACGCTGAAGACGGCGATCGCCGGCCTCGGTGAGCCCGGGCTCGTCCGCCGGGACGGGCGTCTCGAAGCCGTTCCGGTCGGCCACGAGACCCGCGAGATCGACTTCGGGGAGGGGCCGGTCCCGGCGACGACAGTCCCGCTCGGCGACGTCTCGACTGCCTATCACACGACGGGGATCCCGGACATCGACTGTTACCTCGCGGTCCCGCCGGTCGCGGCGCGCTTGCTCCGCTATCAGCGGTATCTCTCGCCCCTTCTCGCGCTCGATCCGGTCCAGCGACTACTCGAGAGCATCGTCGATCGGCTGGTCGACGGTCCCGATGCCGAGACTCGCGCCGAGACGACGGCGACGCTGTGGGGCGAAGTCAGCGACGGCGACGCGGCGCGCGTGTCGCGGCTGCGCACGCCGAACGTCTACCGGACGACGACACTCGCCGCGCTCGAGGTCGTCGAGCGCACCCTCGCGGGCGACGCGCCGGCCGGATACCAGACGCCGGCGAGCGCCTTTGGATCGGACCTGATCCTCTCGATCGAGGGCGTCGAACGGATCGACGAGTGGCACCGTTGA
- a CDS encoding DUF5804 family protein encodes MTRVCLLGAEDVNLEYELLSHETSRNALATYDLREPYDNSVALETVSLGAAVALLNDLNWYLVRFVEDVLVFEPSVSESEWLSRDAATAVRDDELAPEETDRYLKIYGVVEPETDALDDQSESEDEPDTDGNAGQDRPPRLVEPMFVTRTGPDLPEYDLRDVEETLVVRVTESEFGA; translated from the coding sequence ATGACGCGGGTCTGCCTGCTCGGCGCGGAGGACGTCAACCTCGAATACGAACTGCTCAGCCACGAGACCTCCCGCAACGCGCTGGCGACCTACGACCTCCGGGAACCGTACGACAACTCCGTCGCGCTCGAAACCGTCAGCCTCGGCGCGGCGGTCGCGCTGTTGAACGACCTCAACTGGTATCTCGTCCGCTTCGTCGAGGACGTCCTCGTGTTCGAGCCCAGCGTCTCCGAGTCGGAGTGGCTCTCCCGGGACGCGGCGACCGCCGTCCGCGACGACGAACTCGCGCCCGAGGAGACCGACCGCTACCTGAAGATCTACGGCGTCGTCGAGCCCGAGACGGACGCGCTCGACGACCAGTCAGAGTCCGAGGACGAACCCGACACGGACGGGAACGCCGGTCAGGACCGTCCGCCGCGACTGGTCGAGCCGATGTTCGTCACGCGAACGGGACCCGACCTGCCCGAGTACGACCTGCGGGACGTCGAGGAGACGCTCGTCGTCCGCGTCACCGAGTCCGAGTTCGGGGCGTGA
- a CDS encoding transcriptional regulator, whose translation MREANRTTRQRIADRLREEAMAAGEIATEFDVQTSVALDHVEHVAKSLEESDEQLLVAPPTCRECGFEAFDDLINRPSRCPECKSESISEPAFTIE comes from the coding sequence ATGCGCGAGGCGAACCGGACGACGCGACAGCGGATCGCCGACAGGCTGCGCGAGGAGGCGATGGCGGCCGGCGAGATCGCAACCGAGTTCGACGTGCAGACGAGCGTCGCACTGGATCACGTCGAGCACGTCGCCAAGTCGCTCGAGGAGAGCGACGAGCAACTGCTGGTCGCACCGCCGACCTGTCGGGAGTGTGGCTTCGAGGCGTTCGACGACCTGATTAACCGCCCGAGTCGCTGTCCGGAGTGCAAAAGCGAGTCCATCAGCGAGCCGGCGTTCACGATCGAGTGA